The following are from one region of the Simiduia agarivorans SA1 = DSM 21679 genome:
- the cysZ gene encoding sulfate transporter CysZ: protein MLALNGNFDSGPAALGMGVRLISHPELRPFVLVPLVINVVLFFVLTAWLLYQFGDVVDWAMNFLPSWLSFLSGLLWFVAAFFMVFVYGYSFGIIANLIAAPFNGLLAERVEAKLTGVAPPSEPLHKMIPRTLLRELLKLWYFISRGILILLLMFVLAFIPLIQLFAPIIGVLWGAWCMSIQYTDYAADNHKTPFKTLRSQLGTQTLGCYSFGGLVMLGNMVPVLNIFVMPIAVAGATVLWLKDINGKPIDPSRLLER, encoded by the coding sequence ATGCTTGCACTCAACGGCAACTTTGATTCCGGCCCCGCCGCTCTCGGCATGGGTGTGCGCCTGATCAGCCACCCCGAATTGCGGCCGTTTGTGCTGGTGCCACTGGTGATTAACGTGGTGTTGTTTTTTGTGCTCACCGCCTGGCTGCTGTATCAGTTTGGCGACGTGGTGGATTGGGCGATGAATTTTCTGCCCAGCTGGCTCAGCTTTTTAAGCGGTCTGCTGTGGTTTGTGGCCGCGTTTTTCATGGTGTTTGTGTACGGCTACAGCTTCGGCATTATTGCCAACCTGATTGCCGCACCCTTTAACGGGCTGCTGGCGGAACGCGTGGAGGCCAAACTGACCGGCGTGGCACCGCCGTCCGAACCGCTACACAAGATGATTCCCAGAACCCTGCTGCGCGAGCTGCTCAAACTCTGGTATTTCATTTCTCGCGGCATACTGATTCTGCTGCTGATGTTTGTATTGGCGTTTATTCCGCTGATCCAACTGTTCGCACCCATTATCGGCGTCCTCTGGGGGGCCTGGTGCATGTCAATTCAATACACCGACTATGCCGCCGACAATCACAAAACCCCATTCAAAACCCTGCGCAGCCAATTGGGCACACAAACCCTCGGCTGTTACAGTTTTGGTGGCTTAGTGATGCTGGGCAACATGGTGCCGGTGCTGAATATTTTTGTCATGCCCATCGCGGTGGCGGGCGCCACCGTGCTGTGGTTAAAAGACATCAATGGCAAGCCCATTGATCCGAGCCGATTGCTGGAACGCTAA
- the rhlB gene encoding ATP-dependent RNA helicase RhlB, which translates to MIVKFIKNLVSNDSSAGTKPAAGSAKRPKKTANKHQAQSSPQAGGANAAGGERKGRGKRRSGKRRDSQDSRPDNKLAQATKKADQAPWDPSQFKVAPMPGKTRFHDLDLPDPLLHAIADLGFEYASPIQAQSLPYALNGDDLVGKAQTGTGKTAAFLLAIIDELLNNPIEGERFAGEARALIIAPTRELVIQIAEDAKALTKYTDLTVHTLVGGMDYGKQQQRLHSELVDILVATPGRLIDFTGNRDVYLDHVEILVLDEADRMLDMGFIPQVRRIIRQTPQKHMRQTLLFSATFTDDVLNLANQWTIDPVRVEIEPESVATDTVEQHIYLASTEEKYTLLYNLLKQDEVESLIVFANRRDECRRLHEQLEAHGFKAGLLSGEVAQNKRVRTLDAFKTGEMEVLVATDVAGRGIHIDGISHVVNFTLPEEPEDYVHRIGRTGRAGRHGVSVSFACEDDAFRLMPIEELLGQKLKCEQPPEALLAPTPERLPPQRRSRSGGGRPGGGRPGGGRRPGGRSGGSRGQRR; encoded by the coding sequence TTGATCGTAAAATTCATAAAAAATCTGGTGTCTAACGACAGCAGTGCCGGTACCAAGCCAGCTGCCGGCTCGGCTAAACGGCCCAAAAAAACGGCCAACAAGCACCAGGCGCAATCATCTCCTCAAGCCGGCGGCGCCAACGCGGCGGGCGGCGAGCGCAAAGGGCGGGGTAAGCGACGCAGCGGAAAACGCCGCGATTCCCAGGATTCCCGGCCAGACAACAAGCTTGCCCAAGCAACGAAAAAAGCCGATCAGGCACCGTGGGATCCTTCGCAATTTAAAGTTGCCCCAATGCCGGGTAAAACCCGTTTCCACGATCTCGACTTGCCCGATCCATTGCTGCACGCGATTGCAGATCTGGGCTTCGAGTATGCCTCACCGATTCAGGCGCAGTCCTTACCCTACGCGCTGAACGGCGATGACCTGGTGGGCAAGGCACAAACCGGTACGGGTAAGACCGCCGCCTTTTTGTTGGCCATCATTGATGAGTTACTCAATAACCCCATCGAAGGTGAACGCTTTGCCGGCGAGGCGCGGGCATTGATCATCGCCCCCACCCGGGAGCTGGTGATTCAGATTGCCGAAGACGCCAAGGCGCTGACCAAATACACCGACCTGACCGTGCATACCCTGGTGGGTGGTATGGATTACGGCAAGCAGCAACAGCGGTTGCACAGCGAATTGGTGGATATTCTGGTGGCCACCCCCGGTCGTTTGATTGATTTCACCGGCAACCGCGATGTCTATCTGGACCATGTGGAAATCCTGGTGCTGGACGAAGCCGACCGTATGCTCGACATGGGCTTTATCCCGCAGGTGCGGCGCATCATCCGTCAGACGCCACAAAAACACATGCGTCAGACGTTGTTGTTTTCCGCCACTTTCACCGACGATGTGCTCAACCTTGCCAATCAGTGGACCATAGACCCGGTGCGGGTGGAGATTGAACCCGAATCGGTTGCCACTGATACGGTCGAGCAGCACATTTACCTGGCCAGCACAGAAGAAAAATACACACTCCTGTATAACCTGTTGAAGCAGGACGAGGTCGAGAGCCTGATCGTGTTCGCCAACCGTCGCGACGAGTGCCGTCGGCTGCACGAACAATTGGAGGCACACGGCTTTAAAGCGGGACTTTTATCCGGTGAAGTGGCGCAGAACAAACGCGTACGCACGCTGGATGCGTTCAAAACCGGTGAAATGGAAGTGCTGGTGGCCACCGACGTGGCCGGTCGCGGCATTCACATCGATGGCATCAGCCACGTGGTGAACTTCACCCTGCCGGAAGAGCCGGAAGATTATGTGCACCGCATCGGTCGTACCGGCCGCGCCGGTCGCCATGGTGTATCGGTGAGCTTTGCCTGTGAAGACGATGCGTTCCGTTTAATGCCAATTGAAGAGCTGTTAGGCCAGAAGCTCAAGTGCGAGCAACCGCCCGAGGCTTTGTTGGCGCCTACACCAGAGCGCTTACCGCCCCAGCGTCGCAGCCGCAGTGGCGGCGGCCGCCCCGGTGGTGGCAGGCCAGGCGGGGGCCGTCGTCCGGGTGGACGATCGGGCGGTAGCCGCGGTCAGCGCCGCTAG
- a CDS encoding diguanylate cyclase, translated as MAAKKRILVVEDSPLVAKVVRHVVNHDAELEAVYAASLAEARTILAAEAGQLFAALADLNLPDAPDGEVVDVILDAGVPTIVLTGSYDEERRKKILAKGIVDYVVKEGRYSYEYALGVVKRLVSNQSISVLVVDDSDVSRTYISELLRRQGFQVLAAQNGVEAIKLLLANDAIRLIITDYHMPKMDGVELVKNIRHKYEKSDLVIIGLSGQDQPSLSAKFIKNGANDFLNKPFNYEEFTCRVRANVESLELIQQIKEAAYRDYLTGAWNRRYFFEQGEALYRECVETRKPLAAVVLDLDRFKAVNDEYGHEAGDQVLSVVAQQLHQGLSRFLFARAGGEEFVALLPGLDNDQAASLISRLRQMVASQPVVLPSGEELYVSFSAGVTNDLRDSLDHQLALADEYLYRAKEAGRNIVIGDDDED; from the coding sequence ATGGCAGCTAAAAAGCGGATTCTGGTAGTAGAGGACAGCCCCCTTGTGGCCAAGGTCGTGCGTCATGTGGTGAATCACGATGCTGAGCTCGAGGCGGTTTACGCCGCCAGCCTCGCGGAGGCCAGAACTATTCTGGCGGCCGAGGCAGGCCAGCTGTTTGCTGCACTCGCCGACCTGAACCTGCCCGACGCGCCCGATGGCGAAGTCGTGGATGTAATCCTGGATGCCGGTGTGCCCACCATTGTGCTCACAGGCAGTTATGACGAGGAGCGCAGGAAAAAAATCCTGGCCAAGGGTATTGTGGATTATGTGGTCAAGGAGGGGCGCTATTCCTATGAATATGCGTTGGGTGTAGTCAAGCGATTGGTGTCAAACCAATCGATTTCGGTGCTGGTGGTGGACGACTCGGATGTGTCCCGCACTTATATCAGCGAGTTATTACGGCGTCAGGGATTTCAGGTGCTGGCCGCTCAGAATGGCGTTGAGGCGATCAAGCTTTTGCTGGCCAACGACGCGATCCGGTTAATCATTACCGATTACCACATGCCAAAGATGGACGGTGTGGAATTGGTGAAGAATATCCGCCATAAATATGAAAAAAGTGATCTGGTGATTATTGGTCTGTCGGGCCAGGATCAGCCGTCTCTGTCGGCCAAATTCATCAAAAATGGCGCCAACGATTTCCTTAACAAGCCATTCAACTACGAAGAGTTCACCTGTCGCGTGCGTGCCAACGTGGAGTCGTTGGAGCTGATTCAGCAGATCAAGGAAGCCGCTTACCGGGACTATTTAACCGGCGCCTGGAATCGCCGTTACTTTTTCGAACAGGGAGAGGCGCTGTATCGGGAATGCGTTGAAACCCGGAAGCCGTTGGCTGCGGTGGTGTTGGATCTGGATCGGTTCAAGGCGGTAAACGATGAATACGGGCATGAGGCGGGTGATCAGGTGCTGTCGGTGGTTGCCCAGCAGTTGCATCAGGGGCTGAGCCGGTTTTTATTTGCCCGTGCCGGCGGCGAGGAGTTTGTCGCCCTGTTGCCGGGATTGGACAATGATCAGGCAGCCTCACTGATTTCACGGTTGCGGCAAATGGTGGCGTCTCAACCGGTGGTGCTACCCTCAGGAGAAGAACTTTATGTCTCCTTCAGCGCGGGCGTAACAAACGACCTGCGCGATAGCCTTGATCACCAGCTGGCGCTGGCCGATGAATACCTTTACCGGGCCAAAGAGGCTGGCCGCAACATTGTCATTGGCGATGATGATGAGGATTAG
- a CDS encoding sensor domain-containing diguanylate cyclase, which produces MGAGQLQAGYQLRLWAIALGGLAFSFLLIAQLAVRYWFHVPAMQQLVDVADQKDRARIESFLSSHMASLISRASDNAVWDDAYDFVQNPNERFIARSFDARSLADNEISGLGYINAAGKVLWSLGYDWAQPHDGRPALDHLPMTDPQLLEYLLIPPLVPERDSFETRSGYLATSRGPLMYASVPVLPTSFGDGTQASVGVLVVWQWLDQAFWQRAAETTQLEVSARFLPRQLASLSPPFEELRPGARSVRNRDNQLAWLLEGPAGALMLVVLELGSPQFDSGVISDALLVGMLAAALLLLVLGTCVRYWLILPLISLRGQMEALQREGDYSQRLQVNSYEELEGLSDQFNQLLDEVQRQQAMAQRRQAELQLASISDGLTGLANRRYLDQFMDESWARAKRDRISFCLLLVDVDYFKDFNDHYGHDEGDQVLRSIARVLREHQPPQDAIAARYGGEEFCLIAVGLEVSEFEALCDGLRRGILGLHIAHAKSELGVVTASLGAVFIDAQEVRLPNLSGRNALRTMFKAADSCLYESKRAGRNQVRTCDWRGLNGS; this is translated from the coding sequence ATGGGAGCAGGACAGTTACAAGCGGGTTACCAGTTGCGGCTCTGGGCTATTGCCCTGGGCGGCCTGGCCTTCAGCTTCCTGTTGATTGCTCAACTGGCGGTGCGTTACTGGTTTCACGTGCCCGCCATGCAGCAACTGGTGGACGTGGCAGATCAGAAAGACCGGGCCAGGATCGAGTCATTTTTATCCAGCCATATGGCGAGCCTGATCAGCCGGGCGTCAGACAATGCTGTCTGGGATGACGCCTACGATTTCGTGCAAAATCCCAACGAGCGGTTTATCGCGCGCAGTTTTGATGCGCGATCCCTGGCCGACAATGAAATCAGCGGCCTGGGTTACATCAATGCCGCGGGCAAGGTGCTCTGGTCGCTCGGTTATGACTGGGCGCAGCCGCACGATGGCCGGCCTGCGCTGGATCACCTGCCCATGACTGATCCGCAATTGCTGGAGTATCTGCTGATTCCACCCCTGGTGCCGGAGCGCGATTCTTTCGAAACCCGCTCGGGTTATCTGGCTACATCCCGGGGGCCGTTAATGTATGCATCGGTGCCGGTATTGCCTACAAGTTTTGGCGATGGCACTCAGGCCAGTGTGGGCGTATTAGTGGTCTGGCAATGGTTGGATCAGGCATTCTGGCAGCGCGCTGCAGAAACCACCCAGCTCGAAGTGAGCGCCCGCTTTTTGCCCCGGCAGCTGGCCTCGCTTAGCCCCCCTTTTGAAGAGCTGCGGCCGGGAGCGCGCTCGGTGCGCAATCGCGACAATCAGCTTGCCTGGCTGCTTGAAGGACCTGCCGGCGCGTTGATGCTGGTGGTGCTGGAGTTGGGCAGCCCGCAATTTGATAGCGGTGTGATTTCAGATGCGTTATTGGTGGGGATGCTGGCTGCCGCCTTGCTATTGCTGGTGCTGGGTACCTGTGTGCGGTATTGGTTGATACTTCCATTGATCAGCTTGCGTGGGCAAATGGAGGCGTTACAGCGCGAGGGCGATTACAGTCAGCGGCTCCAGGTCAACAGCTATGAAGAGCTGGAGGGACTGTCCGATCAATTCAATCAGTTGTTGGACGAGGTTCAGCGCCAGCAGGCCATGGCCCAGCGGCGCCAGGCCGAATTACAACTGGCGTCGATTTCGGATGGCCTGACCGGATTGGCAAATCGGCGTTACCTGGATCAATTCATGGACGAGAGTTGGGCGAGGGCCAAGCGCGACAGGATAAGTTTTTGCCTGCTGCTGGTGGATGTGGATTATTTCAAGGATTTTAACGACCACTACGGCCATGACGAAGGCGACCAGGTGCTGCGCAGCATTGCTCGGGTGTTACGTGAACATCAGCCCCCGCAAGATGCGATTGCCGCGCGCTATGGTGGCGAAGAGTTTTGTCTGATAGCGGTAGGGCTGGAAGTGTCAGAGTTTGAGGCTCTGTGCGATGGCCTCCGGCGAGGCATTCTGGGCCTGCACATTGCACATGCGAAATCTGAACTGGGTGTGGTGACGGCGAGCTTGGGCGCGGTGTTCATTGATGCTCAGGAGGTACGACTGCCGAATTTGTCGGGTCGCAACGCCTTGCGCACGATGTTCAAGGCTGCCGATAGCTGTCTGTATGAGTCCAAGCGGGCGGGACGCAATCAGGTACGGACCTGCGATTGGCGCGGCCTGAATGGCAGTTGA
- a CDS encoding PA4642 family protein produces the protein MSLKKDKQKVLGEVFSDAQVRTFLDFQAPAGVNADYHCLEKAYRGMVAENFATFLGFFKEAGRDINATNPDGLTLLAIMRQHAQSEDYIEAMIAAGAQ, from the coding sequence ATGTCACTCAAGAAAGACAAACAAAAAGTGCTGGGCGAAGTGTTTTCGGACGCTCAGGTCAGAACATTTCTGGATTTTCAGGCTCCGGCCGGCGTCAATGCCGATTATCATTGTCTGGAAAAAGCCTACCGCGGCATGGTGGCGGAAAATTTCGCCACCTTCCTGGGCTTTTTCAAGGAGGCCGGTCGCGATATCAATGCCACCAACCCCGACGGATTAACCCTGTTAGCCATAATGCGTCAACATGCCCAGTCTGAAGACTACATTGAGGCGATGATCGCCGCTGGCGCCCAATAA
- a CDS encoding HDOD domain-containing protein, giving the protein MSLQSLLDNAQQLPSIPKVVQELIESFGDPDVNIDEIAKKIAADQALTAKVLRMANSARFGGNRKVGSVNDAVVVLGFNALRTLVLASGLTSAFKAPEHFDLRQFWKNSFTVASLCKWLAPKAKLDREVAFTCGMMHNVGSLLIHLLKPEQAQSIDHQEQQSSARAARQSDQLGFDFTEAGSALAERWKFPNEMVIAIRAQLTPISNADASPYAAVIYLANFILNLNACEHRDAMIEEFPRDVAHALNIDADALIASLDETQALDDDMDALLG; this is encoded by the coding sequence ATGTCATTGCAGTCCTTGCTAGATAACGCTCAACAACTCCCCTCTATTCCCAAGGTGGTACAGGAACTGATCGAGAGTTTTGGCGATCCAGATGTGAATATCGATGAAATCGCCAAAAAAATCGCCGCCGACCAGGCCCTCACCGCCAAAGTACTGCGCATGGCAAACTCCGCACGCTTCGGCGGCAACAGGAAAGTCGGGTCGGTCAATGATGCTGTGGTGGTGCTGGGCTTCAATGCCCTGCGAACACTGGTGCTGGCATCGGGATTAACGTCTGCCTTTAAGGCGCCCGAGCATTTTGACCTCAGGCAATTCTGGAAAAACAGCTTCACCGTTGCGAGCCTGTGCAAATGGCTGGCGCCCAAAGCCAAACTGGACCGTGAGGTGGCGTTCACTTGCGGCATGATGCATAACGTTGGCAGCCTGCTGATCCATCTGCTCAAGCCGGAGCAGGCTCAATCGATCGATCATCAGGAGCAGCAGAGCAGCGCACGTGCTGCGCGGCAATCTGATCAGCTGGGATTTGACTTTACCGAAGCCGGCAGCGCCTTGGCTGAGCGCTGGAAGTTTCCGAATGAGATGGTCATTGCCATTCGCGCTCAGCTGACTCCCATCTCAAACGCCGACGCGTCGCCCTATGCCGCCGTCATCTATCTGGCCAACTTCATCCTGAACCTGAATGCCTGCGAGCACCGCGACGCCATGATCGAAGAATTCCCGCGCGATGTGGCACACGCACTCAATATCGACGCGGACGCGCTGATTGCCTCGCTGGATGAGACCCAGGCGCTCGATGACGACATGGACGCCTTACTTGGCTGA
- the gatB gene encoding Asp-tRNA(Asn)/Glu-tRNA(Gln) amidotransferase subunit GatB, giving the protein MQWETVIGLEVHVQLATNSKIFSGSSTAFGAEPNTQASLIDLAMPGTLPVANAQAFRYATMFGLAIDAEIGKHSVFERKNYFYPDLPKGYQTTQLDAPIVGAGHVDVTLADGRTKRVRIHHAHLEEDAGKSLHEDFHGMSGIDLNRAGTPLIEIVSEPDMRNAEEAVAFAKKLHSIVTSLGICDGEMSQGSMRFDVNISVRPLGEEKLGTRTETKNLNSFRFMEEAIKLEVERQIDLIEDGGTVIQETRLYNGERKESRSMRSKEEANDYRYFPCPDLLPVVIDDAYIDDVRKAMPELPDARHARFVETYQLSDYDAGQLSDNIDTARFFEATVAVAKDAKLSANWIMGELAARLNAEDKTLRQSPVSAEQLGGMIARIKDGTISSKQAKEVFDGLWAGEGDADSIIEARGLKQVSDTGALEAMADDVIAASPKQVENYKNADEDKRPKMLGYFVGQIMKASKGQANPQAINEILLKKLNELL; this is encoded by the coding sequence ATGCAGTGGGAAACAGTGATTGGCCTGGAAGTGCACGTGCAACTGGCCACCAACAGTAAAATTTTTTCCGGCTCTTCTACCGCCTTCGGCGCCGAGCCCAACACCCAGGCATCGCTCATCGATCTGGCCATGCCCGGCACCCTGCCGGTGGCCAACGCCCAGGCGTTCCGCTACGCCACCATGTTCGGCCTGGCGATTGACGCGGAAATTGGCAAACACTCGGTGTTCGAGCGCAAAAACTATTTCTACCCCGACCTGCCCAAGGGCTACCAGACCACCCAGCTGGACGCCCCCATTGTGGGCGCCGGCCACGTGGACGTGACCCTGGCCGATGGGCGGACCAAGCGGGTACGGATTCACCACGCACACCTGGAGGAAGATGCAGGCAAGTCCTTACACGAGGACTTCCATGGCATGAGCGGTATCGACCTGAACCGGGCCGGCACGCCGCTGATTGAAATCGTGTCCGAACCCGATATGCGCAATGCAGAGGAAGCGGTGGCCTTTGCCAAAAAGCTGCACTCCATTGTCACCTCACTCGGCATTTGCGATGGCGAAATGAGCCAGGGCTCCATGCGCTTTGACGTGAACATTTCCGTGCGCCCCTTAGGTGAGGAAAAACTCGGCACCCGTACCGAAACCAAAAACCTGAACTCTTTCCGCTTTATGGAGGAAGCCATCAAGCTGGAAGTGGAACGCCAGATCGACCTGATCGAAGACGGCGGCACAGTGATTCAGGAAACCCGCCTGTACAATGGCGAACGCAAAGAATCCCGCTCCATGCGCTCGAAGGAAGAAGCCAACGATTACCGTTACTTCCCCTGCCCCGACCTGCTGCCAGTGGTGATTGACGACGCCTATATCGACGATGTGCGCAAGGCCATGCCGGAGCTGCCGGACGCACGCCATGCCCGCTTTGTTGAGACGTATCAGCTGTCCGACTATGACGCCGGCCAATTGTCAGACAACATCGACACCGCGCGCTTTTTTGAGGCCACTGTGGCAGTGGCCAAGGATGCCAAGCTTTCAGCCAACTGGATCATGGGTGAACTTGCCGCGCGCCTGAATGCAGAAGATAAAACCCTGCGCCAGAGCCCGGTCAGCGCAGAGCAATTGGGCGGCATGATTGCCCGCATCAAAGACGGCACCATCTCAAGCAAGCAAGCCAAAGAGGTATTCGACGGTTTGTGGGCAGGCGAAGGTGATGCTGACAGTATCATTGAAGCGCGCGGACTCAAGCAGGTGTCCGACACCGGTGCACTGGAAGCCATGGCCGATGACGTCATCGCTGCCAGCCCCAAGCAAGTGGAAAACTATAAAAACGCCGACGAGGACAAGCGGCCGAAAATGCTCGGCTACTTTGTGGGCCAGATCATGAAGGCCTCCAAAGGTCAGGCCAACCCGCAGGCCATCAACGAGATTCTGTTAAAGAAGCTCAACGAATTGCTGTAA
- a CDS encoding RNA polymerase sigma factor, translated as MAPSRKSKLEQLFESHATGLVRYLTKKLKSAEDAEDIAQNAFIRIQRLAEAGELDNPKAYLYQTASNLAIDQIRREKLHSNYLQGEVTRQLADYEVPGAQPDYCTPERLLGAKQQLDEMERAIGKLPLKCRQAFLLHRIKGLSYAEIAQDMGISVSSVEKYILQALKACRKALERVGASEI; from the coding sequence ATGGCACCATCCCGAAAATCCAAGCTGGAACAGTTGTTTGAGAGCCATGCCACCGGACTGGTGCGCTACCTCACCAAAAAACTCAAAAGCGCAGAAGACGCCGAAGACATTGCCCAGAATGCCTTCATTCGTATCCAGCGTCTGGCTGAAGCGGGTGAGCTGGATAATCCAAAAGCCTACCTCTATCAGACCGCATCAAACCTGGCCATCGACCAGATCCGGCGGGAAAAACTGCACTCCAACTACCTGCAAGGCGAAGTCACCCGGCAGCTGGCTGACTATGAGGTGCCGGGCGCACAACCCGACTACTGTACGCCGGAGCGTCTGCTGGGAGCCAAACAACAGCTGGATGAAATGGAGCGGGCCATCGGCAAACTGCCGCTCAAGTGCAGACAGGCGTTCCTGCTGCACCGTATTAAAGGACTTTCCTATGCAGAAATTGCACAGGACATGGGAATTTCAGTGTCGAGTGTCGAAAAATACATCCTTCAGGCACTAAAAGCGTGCAGAAAAGCACTAGAAAGGGTCGGTGCTAGCGAAATTTAA
- a CDS encoding FecR family protein, whose amino-acid sequence MSQAYTSQLNDEATAWVVKLRSPAASDATQRRFSRWLNQSKAHEAAFDAALQDWQVAGALAYSAQTQATLRQFQPASSSSDVGAFSWFRWQAVAVASALLVVVFGALQLDLAPAPGASEHYATTIGEQREIALNDGSSVKLNTNSRIRIEYRDDLRLLTLDQGEAFFKVASNRQRPFVVDTHKGTVTAVGTAFSVNRQEDSIDVTVVEGIVSVKEHQTQPEIKAEHKLVKADQKLQINQRGLSQVIATNASSALAWRNQLLVLENKPLTEAIDQLNRYLHTPVDASDPSLRSLRVSGTFSLQSPESTLDGLVTSFNLSRDDSGLSPRLYLPAE is encoded by the coding sequence GTGTCTCAGGCATACACATCACAGCTCAACGACGAGGCTACCGCATGGGTGGTCAAGCTGCGTTCGCCTGCGGCATCTGACGCGACCCAACGCCGCTTCTCACGCTGGCTGAACCAGTCAAAAGCCCATGAAGCAGCCTTCGACGCCGCCCTGCAAGATTGGCAGGTTGCCGGTGCGCTCGCCTATTCCGCTCAGACGCAAGCGACATTGCGCCAATTTCAACCAGCATCCAGTTCCTCCGACGTCGGCGCATTTAGCTGGTTCCGTTGGCAAGCTGTCGCGGTTGCCAGCGCCTTACTGGTGGTGGTTTTTGGTGCACTGCAATTGGATCTGGCGCCCGCGCCCGGTGCCAGCGAACATTACGCTACCACCATAGGGGAACAACGCGAGATCGCCCTGAACGATGGATCGAGCGTGAAACTCAATACCAATTCACGCATCCGTATCGAATACCGGGACGACCTGCGGCTACTGACCCTCGATCAGGGCGAAGCCTTTTTCAAAGTTGCGTCCAATCGCCAGCGACCTTTTGTGGTTGACACTCATAAAGGTACAGTGACCGCGGTCGGTACGGCGTTTTCCGTCAATCGACAGGAAGACAGTATTGATGTGACCGTTGTAGAAGGTATTGTCAGCGTCAAAGAACACCAGACCCAGCCGGAAATCAAAGCCGAGCACAAACTGGTGAAAGCCGACCAGAAACTGCAGATCAATCAACGCGGTCTGAGCCAGGTCATTGCCACCAATGCCAGTAGCGCTTTGGCATGGCGCAACCAGCTGCTGGTGCTTGAGAACAAGCCCCTGACCGAAGCGATCGACCAGCTGAACCGCTACCTGCATACCCCGGTTGATGCATCCGACCCGTCGTTGCGCAGCTTGCGGGTCTCAGGCACCTTCAGCCTGCAATCGCCAGAGAGCACCCTGGATGGCCTGGTAACCAGCTTTAACCTGTCACGCGACGACTCAGGCCTCTCGCCACGCTTGTACCTCCCCGCCGAATAA